Within Kutzneria chonburiensis, the genomic segment GGGGTTCCGGCGGCTGCTGTTCTGCCGGCTCGCCTCGCAGTGGGCCGACGGCCTTTTCCAGGCCGGGTTGGCCGGCGCGGTGCTGTTCAACCCCGAGCGCCAGGCCGATCCGCTGGCCATCGCCGGCGGTTTCGCGGTGATCCTGGTGCCGTACTCGGTGGTCGGCCCGTTCGCCGGCGCGCTGCTGGACCGGTGGGACCGGCGGCGGCTGCTGATCGTGGCGAACTTCCTTCGGGTGATTCTGGTCGTGCTGGCCGCCGCCGCGGACGGTTTCGGCTTGAGCAACGGCCCGCTGTACGCCGCCGCGCTGCTGGTGATGGGCACGAGCCGGTTCATCGGCGCGGGTCTGTCGGCGGCGCTGCCGCACGTGGTCGAGCCACGGGATCTGGTCACCGGTAACTCGATGGTGGCCACATTGGCTTCCGCGGCGGCGGCGATCGGCGGCGCGACGGCGTTCGGGCTGCGCAACGTGCTCGGCGCCGGCAACGTCGGTTCCGCCCAGGTGACGGCCGTGGCGATCGTCGGCGCGCTGGTGTCGGCGCTGTTCGCGGCCCAGTTTGCCGCCGGTGTGCTTGGTCCGGACGAGGTGGACGAGCCGAGCGAGGCGTTCGTCGCGGTGGCCAAGGGCATGATCGACGGCGGCCGAGCCGCACTCCGTGTGCCGAGCGTCGCCGCCGGCTTCATCGCGCTGGCCGCGCACCGCATCGCCTACGGCGCGTCCCTGCTGGTCATCGTGCTGTTGATGAAGTACACGCTGCACAGTCACGGGATGCTCCGCGCCGGCGCGGGCGGGCTGACCGAAGCCGTCGCCGCCGGTGCCGCCGGGCTGGTTCTGGCCGGCTTCTTCACACCGGGACTGGTCCGCCGATTCGGCCGGCCAACGGTGGTCAGCGCCGGGTTGGTCGTTGCCTTCATCGGTCTGACGGCGTTCGGTCTGCCGATGACCGTGCCGTCACTGCTGGCCGCGGCGTTCGTCGTCACGTTCTGCGGGCAGACCGTGAAGCTGAACGTGGACGCGGCCATCCAGCGCGACGTGGCCGACCAGTCTCGCGGCCGGGTGTTCGCGGTGTCCGACACGGTGTTCAACGCGGCCATGGTGGTCGGCGTGGCCGTGGTCGCCACGATCGTGCCGACCAACGGCCAGTCGCCGGGCGTGGTGATCGGCACCGCCGCGGTGTACCTGATCGGCCTGCTCGGCTACGTCCTGGTGCTCCGCGCCCACCCCAACAGCCCGCGTTGACGTTTCACATGAAACATCACTCCGGGACGTCGACGCCCTGCTCCCGGGCCCAGGCGAACAGCTCGGCCACCGCCTCGTCGTGCTCGAGTGGCCCGCGGTCCAGCCGCAGGTCCTTGAGGAACGTCCAGGCCTTGCCGACGATCGGACCCGGCGGCACGTTCAGCAGCCGCATGATCTCGTTGCCGTCCAGATCCGGCCGCACCCGGGCGAGGTCCTCCTCGGCGGCGATGCGGGCGATCCGCTCTTCCAGCTCGTCGTAGGTCCGCTGGAGCAGCTGGGCCTTGCGCTTGTTGCGGGTCGTGCAGTCGGCCCGCACCAGCTTGTGCAACCGGGACAGCAGCGGGCCGGCGTCGGTGACGTAGCGGCGGACCGCCGAGTCGGTCCACTCGCCCTTGCCGTAGCCGTGGAAGCGCAGGTGCAGGAACACCAGCTGGGAGACGTCGGTGATGATCTCCTTGCTGTACTTCAGCTCCCGCAACCGCTTGCGCACCATCTTCGCGCCGACCACCTCGTGGTGGTGGAAGCTGACGCCGCCGCCCTCCTCGAACCGCCGGGTCGCCGGCTTGCCGATGTCGTGCAGCAGGGCGGCCAGCCGCAGGATCAGGTCCGGCCCGTCCTCCTCCTGGGCGATCGCCTGGTCCAGCACGACCAGCGAGTGCTGGTAGACGTCCTTGTGCTGGTGGTGCTCGTCGATCTCCAGCCGCATCGCCGGCAGCTCCGGCAGCACGTGCGCGGCCAACCCCGTGGTCACCAGCAGCTCGATGCCCAGGTTCGGGTACGCCCCGCAGAGCAGCTTGGACAGCTCGGTCTGCACCCGCTCCACGGTGATACGGGTGATCTCGCCGGCCATCGACGTCATGGCCTCGACCACACGCGGCGCCGGCGTGAAACCCAGCTGGCTGACGAAGCGGGCGGCCCGCAGCATGCGCAGCGGGTCGTCGGCGAAGGACTCCTGCGGGGTGGCCGGCGTGTCCAGCACCTTGTCGGCCAGCGCCTGCGTGCCGCCGTACGGGTCGACGAAGCGCCGTTCGCTGAGCTCGACCGCCATCGCGTTGACGGTGAAGTCGCGGCGCAGCAGATCGGCCTCGATGGAGTCGCCGAACGTCACCTCGGGGTTGCGGCTGACCCGGTCGTAGCTGTCGGCCCGGAAGGTGGTGACCTCCAGCTGGTGGCCGTCCTTGGCCAGGCCGACGGTGCCGTAGGCGATGCCGGTCTCCCAGACCGCGTCGGCCCAGGACCGGACCAGTGACAGCACCTGCTGCGGGCGGGCGTCGGTGGTGAAGTCGAGGTCGTTGCCCGGCCGGCCGAGCATCGCGTCCCGCACCGGGCCGCCGACCAGGTACAGCCGGTGACCGGCCTCGGCGAAGCGGGCGGCCAGCTCCTCGGTCACCGGGGCGAGACGCAGCAGTTCCACCACGGCATTCTCACGCACGGAGTCGGACAGGGCGGGGGATTTCGAACCGGGCACGGCAAGGCAGCGTATCGGTAGCGCACGCCGGTGTCGGAGCGCGATCGCCCTGCAACGGCCAGCACACGGGGCTGACCACTACCATCGCGTGCATGTCCCCGTCGACCGGTCGTTCCGGCGGAACCAAGCCGGGGCGCCGCAACCGGCGCCGGGGCCGACGGCTGCGGACCGTCGACGAGACCTCGGCCGGCGGCCTGGTGCTCGACGAGGCGCACGCCGCCGCTGCGATCATTGGCCGGCTGGACCGACGGGGCCGGCTGCTGTGGTCGCTGCCCAAGGGACACATCGAGGCCGGTGAGACCGCCGAGCAGACCGCCATCCGGGAGGTCAGCGAGGAGACCGGCATCGACAGCAAGGTCCTGCGCACCCTCGGCACGATCGACTACTGGTTCGTGGCCGAGGACCGCCGGGTGCACAAGACGGTCCACCACTTCCTGCTCGAAGCGGTGGGCGGAGAACTATCGGACGAGGACGTGGAGGTCACCGAGGTGGCATGGGTGCCGCTGGGCGAGCTGGACGACTTGCTCGCCTACGCCGACGAGCGCCGCCTGGTGCGGCTGGCGCTCGACCTGCTCTCCGACGGGTCAGCCGCCGGCGAGCGTTCCGGGGCGGAGTCGGCGTGAGGAAGCTGCTGGCCGCGGTGGCGGCCGCCGGCATCGCGACGCTGACGCTGGCCCCGTCGAATGCCACCGCACAGGAGTCCGACCAGCAGAACCGCATCAAGATCGATATCACCCAGGTGACACCCGAGCCGGTGACATCGAGCCAGCCGGACGCGATCACGGTCAGCGGCACGCTGACCAACGTCGGCGACCGCCGGGTGTCCAATGCCGAGGTGCGCCTCGAGCGCGGGGACCGGTTGGACGAGAACGGGCTGCGCACCGCCCTGTCCAAGCCCAAGGCTGGTGTGAAGTTCAGCAACTTCCAGCCCGCCGCCCCGTCGCTGACGCCCGGCCAGTCGGTGAGCTTCACCATCAACGTGACCCTGCACGGCCGCAGCGCCAACAGCCTCGAGGTCGACACGCCCGGCGTGTACCCGCTGCTGGTCAACGTGAACGGCGTGCCGGACTTCGGCGGGCTGGCCAAGATCGGCCAGGCCACCACCGTACTGCCGGTGCTGTCGCTGCCCGGCGGCGAGGCCATGGGCAAGCCGAACACGCCGGCCAAGGTCAGCGTGCTGTGGCCGCTGTCCGACCGGCCTCACCTGGTCACCGCCGACACCGCCGGCAACGCCGTGCTGACCGACGACGACCTGGCCGGTGAGCTGGCCGCGGGCGGTCGGCTGGACGGGCTGCTGGCCGCGTACGAGCAGGCCCCGTTCGGGCTGACCCAGGCCATCTGCCTGGCCGTCGACCCCGACCTGGTCACGACCGTGCAGTCGATGGCCGCCGGCTACCGCGTGCAGACGCCGGGCGGCCCGGTCGCCGGCAAGGGGCAGGCCGCCGCCCACGCCTGGCTGGACCGCCTCAAGCAGGACGTGCCGGGCCGGTGCGTGTTCGCGCTGCCCGGGGCCGACGCCGACCTGAACGCGCTGGCCCGCGCCGGCGCGACCTCGCTCGTGCAGTACGCGCTGGCCGACAACGTGCTGAAGCAGGCGCTGGGCATTGCCGCGCTGACCGGCATGACCTGGCCGATCGACGGCCAGCTGGACCCGAAGACGCTGGCCGCGTTCACCGATAATTCGCAGCAGACGCTGGACAGCGACCTGCTCAAGGGGGCCAAGGTCAGCACCGTGCTGCTGTCCGCGGCGACCGTGCCGGGCACCGATCCGACGCAGCTCGGCGACAAGGGCCCCCGGGTCATTCGCCTCGACGACCTGGTCACGGCCGCACTGGCCAACGGCCCGGCGGCCGCGCTGTCGGCGATGCTGCTGCACACCAGCTCGGCGGCGCCGATCGTCGTCGCCCCGCCGCACCAGTGGGCCGCGTCCAAGGCGGACGCGTCGTCGCTGCTCAACGGCGTGTCGACCATGGTCGACCAGCAGTACCTGACGCCAGCCGGGCTGCCCACGCTGGCGTCCGGCCCGACGCCGACGGCCAAGGTGGCTCCCGGCTACTCGGCCCAGGGCGCGGAGCTGTCCGAGTTCGCCACGCACAACGTGGCCGAGGCGACCTCTCACGCGTGGGATCTCTACAACTCCATGCAGCAGGAGACGACCTCGACCTTCACGCCCGAGCAGCAGATGTCGCCCACCTTCGACGCCCTGCTGCGGGCCTCCTCCGGCGCCTGGCGCGGCAACGACGCCGGTGCCGCGACGGCGCTGTCGGTGCCGGCCGGCATGTTGAGCGACATCGTGGGCCACGTCCGCATCGAGCAGCCACGCAGCCCGATCACGCTGGCTTCCGAGGACAGCCCGCTGCCGGTACGCCTGGTCAACGACCTGCGGGTCCGGGTCAAGGTGGCGGTGAAGCTGCAACCGCTGAGCGGGGTCAGCGCCGCGCCGACCTACCAGTGGATCTCCGCCGGCCTGCCCCGTGACGTGCTGCTCAACTCGTCGGTGGCGCGCAGCGGCCGGTTCACCGTGACCGCGTCGCTGTCCACCACCTCGGGCGAGACCGTGCTGGGCGGCCCGGCGCGCATCGAGCTGTCGTCGACCGCGTTCGGCACGGTCAACCTGGTGATCACCGGCATCGCCGCCGCGGCGTTGTTCGGCCTGTCCGGACGCCGTATCTACCGCCGGATCACCGCGTCCCGCAAGCGCAAGGCGCAACCGCCGGCCGAGGCCACCGCCGAGGTCACCGAGCCGGCCCACGCGCCCGTGCACGAGAAGCTGACCGCCGGCGTGCCCGGCGACGAGAGGTCGAGCGAGAGTTGAGCGAGCCGGCGACGATCGTCATCCGAGCGGCGGACCTACAGGGAGAGGAAACCCCGTCGCTGGCCAAGGCGAGCGGTTCGATGGCCGTCGCCACGCTGATCAGCCGGGTCACCGGCTTCGGCTGGCGGCTGGCGCTGACCGTGCTGCTGGGCATCACCGCCACCCAGGACGCCTACAACGCGGCCAACAACTTCCCGAACATGATCTACGAGCTGTTCGTCGGGAACGTGCTGACCAGCGTGATGATCCCGGTCCTGATCAAGGCCAGGCACGACGACGAGGACAAGGGCGTCGCGTACACCCAGCGCCTGGTCACCATGGGCACCGTCCTGCTGCTCGCGGTGACCGTGCTGGCGGTGGCCTGCGCGCCGCTGCTGACCAAGGTGTTCGTCGACGACTCGACCGGCCAGTCCCGGCCCGAGGTGGTCACCGCGTTCGGCTACCTGGTGCTGCCGGAGATCCTGTTCTACGGGGTCAGCGCCCTGTTCTGCGCGATCCTCAACGCGCAGAACATCTTCAAGGCGCCGGCCTGGGCCCCGGTGGCCAACAACGTGATCATGTTCGGCACGCTGGCCGCGTACGTGATCGTGCCCGGCGACCGCGACCTGAACCCGTTCCACTTCACCGACGCCAAGTTCCTGGTGCTGGGCATCGGCAGCTCGGTCGGCGTGGCCGCGCAGGCCCTGGTGCTGGTGCCGGCGTTGCTGCGCAGCGGTTTCAAGCTGCGCTGGCGGTGGGGCTGGGACAAGCGGATCAGCCAGTTCGGTGGGCTGATGGGCTGGGCCTTCGGCTACGTGCTGGTCAGCCAGGTGACGGTGTGGGCGACGACTCGGGTGGCCACCGGCGCGGCCGGCGGCGGGCTGTCGATCTACCTCCAGTCGTGGAACCTGCTCCAGGTGCCCTACGGCGTGCTGGGCGTGTCGTTGCTCACCGCGATCATGCCGAAGATGAGCCAGGCCGCCGCCGAGGGCGATGTGCCCGGGGTGCTGGACTACCTGTCCCAGGGCAGCCGGCTGACCGCCGTGATGCTGGTGCCGATCAGCGCGCTGATGACCGTGCTCGGGCCGGCCATGGGCGTGGCCCTGTTCTCGCTGAAGTCCTCCGAGTCCTCGGGTGCCTTCGAGCTCGGCTTGGGCGTGACGGCATCGGCCTTCCTGCTGCTGCCCTACGCGGTCACCCTGCTCCAGCTCCGGGTCTTCTATGCGTTCAACGACTCGCGCACGCCGACCGTGCTGCGGCTCCTGATGGTGGTCTTCCAGGTCCCGCTGACCTTCGCGTGTCCGTTCGTGTTGCCGCCCGAGGACGTGGTCTACGGCA encodes:
- a CDS encoding MFS transporter — encoded protein: MVADGHAVRRMLADPGFRRLLFCRLASQWADGLFQAGLAGAVLFNPERQADPLAIAGGFAVILVPYSVVGPFAGALLDRWDRRRLLIVANFLRVILVVLAAAADGFGLSNGPLYAAALLVMGTSRFIGAGLSAALPHVVEPRDLVTGNSMVATLASAAAAIGGATAFGLRNVLGAGNVGSAQVTAVAIVGALVSALFAAQFAAGVLGPDEVDEPSEAFVAVAKGMIDGGRAALRVPSVAAGFIALAAHRIAYGASLLVIVLLMKYTLHSHGMLRAGAGGLTEAVAAGAAGLVLAGFFTPGLVRRFGRPTVVSAGLVVAFIGLTAFGLPMTVPSLLAAAFVVTFCGQTVKLNVDAAIQRDVADQSRGRVFAVSDTVFNAAMVVGVAVVATIVPTNGQSPGVVIGTAAVYLIGLLGYVLVLRAHPNSPR
- a CDS encoding CCA tRNA nucleotidyltransferase, which translates into the protein MPGSKSPALSDSVRENAVVELLRLAPVTEELAARFAEAGHRLYLVGGPVRDAMLGRPGNDLDFTTDARPQQVLSLVRSWADAVWETGIAYGTVGLAKDGHQLEVTTFRADSYDRVSRNPEVTFGDSIEADLLRRDFTVNAMAVELSERRFVDPYGGTQALADKVLDTPATPQESFADDPLRMLRAARFVSQLGFTPAPRVVEAMTSMAGEITRITVERVQTELSKLLCGAYPNLGIELLVTTGLAAHVLPELPAMRLEIDEHHQHKDVYQHSLVVLDQAIAQEEDGPDLILRLAALLHDIGKPATRRFEEGGGVSFHHHEVVGAKMVRKRLRELKYSKEIITDVSQLVFLHLRFHGYGKGEWTDSAVRRYVTDAGPLLSRLHKLVRADCTTRNKRKAQLLQRTYDELEERIARIAAEEDLARVRPDLDGNEIMRLLNVPPGPIVGKAWTFLKDLRLDRGPLEHDEAVAELFAWAREQGVDVPE
- a CDS encoding NUDIX hydrolase; the encoded protein is MSPSTGRSGGTKPGRRNRRRGRRLRTVDETSAGGLVLDEAHAAAAIIGRLDRRGRLLWSLPKGHIEAGETAEQTAIREVSEETGIDSKVLRTLGTIDYWFVAEDRRVHKTVHHFLLEAVGGELSDEDVEVTEVAWVPLGELDDLLAYADERRLVRLALDLLSDGSAAGERSGAESA
- a CDS encoding DUF6049 family protein, coding for MRKLLAAVAAAGIATLTLAPSNATAQESDQQNRIKIDITQVTPEPVTSSQPDAITVSGTLTNVGDRRVSNAEVRLERGDRLDENGLRTALSKPKAGVKFSNFQPAAPSLTPGQSVSFTINVTLHGRSANSLEVDTPGVYPLLVNVNGVPDFGGLAKIGQATTVLPVLSLPGGEAMGKPNTPAKVSVLWPLSDRPHLVTADTAGNAVLTDDDLAGELAAGGRLDGLLAAYEQAPFGLTQAICLAVDPDLVTTVQSMAAGYRVQTPGGPVAGKGQAAAHAWLDRLKQDVPGRCVFALPGADADLNALARAGATSLVQYALADNVLKQALGIAALTGMTWPIDGQLDPKTLAAFTDNSQQTLDSDLLKGAKVSTVLLSAATVPGTDPTQLGDKGPRVIRLDDLVTAALANGPAAALSAMLLHTSSAAPIVVAPPHQWAASKADASSLLNGVSTMVDQQYLTPAGLPTLASGPTPTAKVAPGYSAQGAELSEFATHNVAEATSHAWDLYNSMQQETTSTFTPEQQMSPTFDALLRASSGAWRGNDAGAATALSVPAGMLSDIVGHVRIEQPRSPITLASEDSPLPVRLVNDLRVRVKVAVKLQPLSGVSAAPTYQWISAGLPRDVLLNSSVARSGRFTVTASLSTTSGETVLGGPARIELSSTAFGTVNLVITGIAAAALFGLSGRRIYRRITASRKRKAQPPAEATAEVTEPAHAPVHEKLTAGVPGDERSSES
- the murJ gene encoding murein biosynthesis integral membrane protein MurJ, with amino-acid sequence MSEPATIVIRAADLQGEETPSLAKASGSMAVATLISRVTGFGWRLALTVLLGITATQDAYNAANNFPNMIYELFVGNVLTSVMIPVLIKARHDDEDKGVAYTQRLVTMGTVLLLAVTVLAVACAPLLTKVFVDDSTGQSRPEVVTAFGYLVLPEILFYGVSALFCAILNAQNIFKAPAWAPVANNVIMFGTLAAYVIVPGDRDLNPFHFTDAKFLVLGIGSSVGVAAQALVLVPALLRSGFKLRWRWGWDKRISQFGGLMGWAFGYVLVSQVTVWATTRVATGAAGGGLSIYLQSWNLLQVPYGVLGVSLLTAIMPKMSQAAAEGDVPGVLDYLSQGSRLTAVMLVPISALMTVLGPAMGVALFSLKSSESSGAFELGLGVTASAFLLLPYAVTLLQLRVFYAFNDSRTPTVLRLLMVVFQVPLTFACPFVLPPEDVVYGIACVNGLTYAIGMVMGELWLRRRFGKLGSRRVVKTYVKTGVSSVWGAAAALAVALVVTRYIPGGIHRAGGAWLTLVGGGLLGLACAFGMMTLLRVRELQPALSRITRFVRRT